The genomic DNA TACTGTCATGCTTGAATCCTCCTCGTTAAAAATCCTGCTTTCATTATAGCATTACCATTCACCATGCGAACATCTGAGTATGAACACTTAATGAACCCTTACAACGATATAGCAGCATTTATGACATCTGACGATTTTGACTAATTAGTAAATTTCACACCATTCATAAATAGTCAGCTACAAAAAAAGACCCACCACACATGGCAGGTCTACTTGTATTTAACGTTTATGATTACGAATCGCGCGTTTTCTAGCTTTTTCAAGTGTCCGCTTACGATCACGTTCTGCTTGCTTCTTTGCTTCCCGTTCGCGATTAATCTTGAATGGGTTTTGCAATAGCAAGGTCTGTCCAACTTGGAACGCGTTGGAAATCACCCAGTACAAGGATAAGGCCGATGGGACGTTAATGGCAGTAATTAAAATAATTACGGGCATTAAGTACGTCATCGAAGTCGTCATCCCATTTTGTTCTGGTTGCGACTTCATCGCTAACCAGGAACTAGCAAACGTAAATAACGCCGCTAGAATTGGCAAAACGTAGTAGGGGTCCTTGCTACCTAATTGAAGCCATAAGAACGAACCAGACTTCAAGACTTGTGTCCGCCAGATTGCTTGGTACAACGCAATCAAGATTGGCAACTGAACTAGCATTGGCAACATGCTGGCCATTGGATGTACACCATGTTTGGCATACAGTTTCTTCATTTCCGCTTGGAGCTTCTGCTGAGTTTCCATATCGCGTGATGAATACTTCTTTTGCAAAGCCTTCATCTGCGGTTGAACTTCTTGCATCGCAACCATATTACGGGTCTGGAAGATCATCAATGGCAAGATGATAACCCGGATGATCAACGTAAAGACGATGATCCCAAGGCCATAACTATGACCAAACAAGTTTGATAACCAAATAATCGCCCGTGAGAAGTTCAAGATGATTAAGCCATCCCAAAATCCGGTGCTCTTATCCGTGATTGGGGTATTACTACACCCACTCAAAACTAGTACGATCGCTAGTACGGCCAGCATTGCCAGTATTTTTCTGTACTTTTTCAAACGAATGTCCTCACTTTAATCATTGTCCAGCAGGTGCGCTAGCTTTAGCGCATGGCT from Lactiplantibacillus paraplantarum includes the following:
- the yidC gene encoding membrane protein insertase YidC, which codes for MKKYRKILAMLAVLAIVLVLSGCSNTPITDKSTGFWDGLIILNFSRAIIWLSNLFGHSYGLGIIVFTLIIRVIILPLMIFQTRNMVAMQEVQPQMKALQKKYSSRDMETQQKLQAEMKKLYAKHGVHPMASMLPMLVQLPILIALYQAIWRTQVLKSGSFLWLQLGSKDPYYVLPILAALFTFASSWLAMKSQPEQNGMTTSMTYLMPVIILITAINVPSALSLYWVISNAFQVGQTLLLQNPFKINREREAKKQAERDRKRTLEKARKRAIRNHKR